Proteins from a single region of Desulfovibrio sp.:
- the nifU gene encoding Fe-S cluster assembly protein NifU encodes MWNYTEAVHDHFLRPHNVGPLEGANAVGEVGSLACGDALKLYLKISEQGIIEDATFETFGCASAIASSSVLTDMIKGMSVEDALKISNKDIANALGGLPKQKMHCSVMGQEALEAAIRQWKGEPPVPHAHEEGKLVCKCFGVTDAQIIRAIRENGLKTVEEVTNYTKAGGACGECLDEIGEILAAELKQKPLVELKPKPRMTNVQRMQLVLKTIEEEIKPLLAADGGDIELVDVDGLRVVVSLRGRCAQCRSSDVTIRDLVQRLLREHVEPDLVVEEA; translated from the coding sequence ATGTGGAATTACACTGAAGCCGTACATGACCATTTCCTGCGGCCCCACAATGTGGGTCCTCTGGAAGGGGCCAATGCCGTCGGCGAAGTAGGCAGTCTGGCCTGCGGCGACGCTCTTAAGCTCTATCTCAAGATCAGCGAACAGGGCATCATCGAGGACGCAACCTTTGAAACCTTTGGTTGCGCCAGCGCCATTGCCTCCAGTTCCGTACTGACTGACATGATCAAGGGCATGTCTGTGGAAGACGCCCTCAAGATCAGCAATAAAGATATTGCCAATGCTCTTGGCGGGCTGCCCAAGCAAAAGATGCACTGCTCGGTCATGGGACAGGAGGCGCTTGAGGCCGCCATCCGGCAGTGGAAGGGCGAACCGCCCGTGCCGCACGCCCATGAGGAAGGCAAGCTCGTCTGTAAGTGTTTCGGCGTGACCGATGCCCAGATCATCCGCGCCATCCGGGAAAACGGGCTCAAGACAGTTGAAGAGGTCACAAACTACACCAAGGCTGGCGGCGCGTGCGGCGAATGCCTGGATGAAATCGGCGAGATTCTCGCGGCCGAGCTCAAGCAGAAGCCCCTGGTGGAGCTGAAGCCCAAGCCGCGGATGACCAATGTGCAGCGCATGCAACTGGTGCTCAAGACCATTGAAGAAGAAATCAAGCCTCTTCTTGCGGCCGACGGCGGCGATATTGAACTCGTCGATGTAGACGGCCTGCGCGTGGTGGTCTCGCTGCGCGGACGTTGCGCTCAATGCCGCTCCAGCGATGTGACCATCCGCGACCTGGTGCAGCGCCTCTTGCGTGAACATGTGGAACCCGACCTAGTGGTTGAGGAGGCATAA
- a CDS encoding HAD-IIIA family hydrolase: MKAFFFDLDGTLLNSLADIGGACNAILEKYGYPAHPLSSYRQFVGNGFGKLVRSTLPADANLDEQTMTQIEEEARHYYAQHMCEHSRPYDGVMAALENLQAAGHPLAVLSNKPDEHTQEIVRHYFSGIPFALVRGARKDAPLKPHPRALLDMMESMHISVPQTLYVGDSDVDVLTAHNAGVVSVGVAWGFRGAEELRSAGADHIIDSPSQLPTLADEE, from the coding sequence ATGAAAGCCTTTTTCTTTGACCTTGACGGAACCCTGCTCAATTCTCTTGCTGACATAGGCGGCGCTTGCAACGCCATCCTCGAGAAATACGGCTACCCCGCGCATCCACTGTCAAGCTACAGGCAGTTTGTGGGGAACGGCTTTGGCAAACTTGTGCGCAGTACCCTGCCCGCAGACGCCAACCTTGACGAACAGACCATGACGCAGATCGAGGAAGAAGCCCGCCACTACTACGCGCAGCATATGTGCGAACACAGCCGCCCCTACGACGGCGTTATGGCAGCCCTGGAAAACCTGCAGGCCGCAGGGCACCCTCTGGCGGTTCTTTCCAATAAACCCGATGAACATACCCAGGAAATCGTCCGGCACTACTTTTCCGGCATTCCCTTTGCCCTGGTTCGCGGCGCCCGAAAGGACGCGCCCCTGAAGCCACATCCCCGTGCCCTTCTGGACATGATGGAATCAATGCATATTTCTGTCCCACAAACTCTGTATGTGGGCGACAGCGATGTAGATGTGCTGACCGCACACAATGCGGGCGTGGTTTCTGTAGGCGTGGCCTGGGGATTCCGTGGCGCAGAAGAACTGCGTAGTGCCGGAGCCGACCATATTATTGACAGTCCTTCCCAACTGCCTACACTGGCAGACGAGGAATAG
- a CDS encoding ATP-binding protein, translating into MKRLIIQIDEEKCTGCGQCILDCAEGALAIVDGKAKLIKDSYCDGLGACLNCPEGALQLIEREADDFDEEEALAAKAERDGLPGKPAGHGPHGPAHGMPHKPGGCPGSMARALKPLSPAAVAANPGLVTDLPSWPIQLRLVPPTAAFLKGAHVLLAAHCAGFALPNLHKDWIAGRIPIIACPKLEDNAALLEKLTAIIQSGQIAKLTVLRMSVPCCGGLERLVEQALKDAQSDIPVECQIVAV; encoded by the coding sequence ATGAAGCGTCTTATTATTCAGATTGATGAAGAAAAGTGCACTGGCTGCGGCCAGTGTATACTGGACTGCGCCGAGGGCGCGCTGGCCATTGTTGACGGCAAGGCCAAACTTATAAAAGATTCATACTGCGATGGTCTGGGCGCCTGTCTGAACTGCCCCGAGGGCGCTTTACAGCTTATAGAGCGTGAGGCCGATGATTTTGACGAGGAAGAAGCCCTGGCCGCCAAGGCTGAACGCGATGGGCTGCCTGGCAAACCTGCCGGACACGGCCCGCACGGGCCTGCACACGGCATGCCGCATAAACCCGGCGGGTGCCCCGGAAGCATGGCGCGCGCCCTCAAGCCCTTGAGCCCCGCCGCTGTGGCAGCCAATCCCGGCCTTGTCACAGATTTGCCCTCGTGGCCCATACAATTGCGCCTTGTACCGCCCACTGCCGCCTTTCTCAAGGGCGCGCATGTGCTGCTGGCCGCCCATTGTGCGGGGTTTGCCCTGCCCAATTTGCACAAGGACTGGATAGCGGGCCGCATTCCCATCATCGCCTGTCCCAAGCTTGAAGACAATGCGGCTTTGCTGGAAAAACTCACGGCCATTATACAATCTGGGCAAATAGCCAAGCTCACGGTGTTGCGCATGAGCGTGCCGTGCTGTGGCGGGCTTGAGCGACTGGTGGAGCAAGCCCTGAAAGATGCTCAAAGCGATATTCCTGTGGAGTGCCAGATAGTTGCGGTGTAA
- a CDS encoding Rrf2 family transcriptional regulator, translated as MRFSTRTRYGLRFLLRLAAQPQGSLLQLGQVAREENISSGYLEQIVRALRPMGVLRAVRGSGGGYALAKAPTDINMEEVFQHLEGEISPVRCLSKGRSCQREKHCSTRGFWSELDAHIRSFLQQRTLQEIIDTEKHSASGGNYVELH; from the coding sequence ATGCGATTTTCTACCAGAACCCGTTACGGACTGCGTTTTCTATTGCGACTGGCAGCCCAACCCCAGGGCAGTCTTTTGCAACTGGGGCAGGTAGCCCGCGAAGAAAACATTTCTTCGGGCTACCTGGAACAGATTGTCCGGGCATTACGCCCCATGGGCGTACTGCGGGCCGTACGCGGTTCCGGCGGCGGCTACGCTTTGGCCAAAGCTCCCACTGATATTAATATGGAAGAAGTTTTTCAGCATCTTGAAGGCGAAATATCTCCAGTACGCTGCCTGAGCAAGGGCCGTTCCTGCCAGCGGGAAAAGCACTGCTCCACACGCGGCTTCTGGAGTGAACTGGACGCACACATCCGCAGCTTTCTGCAACAGCGAACGCTGCAAGAAATCATAGACACAGAGAAACACTCCGCGTCGGGAGGTAATTATGTGGAATTACACTGA
- the metA gene encoding homoserine O-acetyltransferase MetA, giving the protein MPIKIPADLPACADLENENIFVMTEDRAVAQDIRPLEIAIVNLMPTKIATETQMLRLLSNSPLQVNITLLRTEAHESKNTPAQHLERFYKTFSEIRHGSFDGMIVTGAPVEHLPFEDVDYWHELLDIMNYASSHVYSTLYICWAAQAALYHFYGIPKFNLPSKLSGIFNHDILHPGCRLFRGFDDTFTAPHSRNTEVRAQNILDEPRLRLLAQSDEAGVTLAESKDHSQVFMTGHLEYDRGTLDAEYRRDVDRGLSPDVPQHYYPNDDSAALPHMNWRAHAHLFYCNWLNYYVYQETPFSLTAIAQNRESRSL; this is encoded by the coding sequence ATGCCCATCAAGATTCCCGCGGATTTACCCGCCTGCGCAGATCTCGAAAACGAAAATATTTTCGTCATGACCGAAGACCGCGCCGTGGCGCAGGACATCCGCCCGCTTGAAATAGCCATCGTCAATCTGATGCCCACCAAGATTGCCACAGAAACACAGATGCTGCGGCTTTTGAGCAACTCACCTCTTCAGGTCAATATCACCCTGTTGCGCACTGAGGCTCACGAATCCAAGAACACCCCGGCCCAGCATCTCGAACGTTTTTACAAGACGTTCAGCGAAATACGGCACGGCAGCTTTGACGGCATGATAGTCACCGGAGCGCCAGTGGAACACCTGCCCTTTGAGGATGTGGACTACTGGCATGAACTGCTTGACATCATGAACTATGCCTCCAGCCACGTGTACTCGACCCTGTATATTTGCTGGGCGGCCCAGGCGGCCCTGTACCATTTTTACGGCATACCCAAATTCAATCTTCCGAGCAAACTTTCGGGTATTTTCAATCACGACATATTGCATCCGGGCTGCCGTCTTTTCAGGGGTTTTGACGATACTTTTACCGCGCCGCATTCGCGCAATACCGAAGTGCGGGCGCAGAACATCCTTGACGAACCGCGTCTGCGCCTTTTGGCCCAGTCGGATGAAGCGGGAGTCACTCTTGCGGAAAGCAAGGATCACTCCCAAGTTTTCATGACCGGGCATCTGGAGTACGATAGGGGAACACTTGATGCAGAGTATCGCCGCGATGTTGACAGGGGCCTCAGCCCTGATGTGCCGCAGCACTACTACCCCAATGACGATTCTGCCGCCTTGCCGCACATGAACTGGCGGGCGCACGCGCATTTGTTCTATTGTAACTGGCTCAACTATTACGTGTATCAGGAAACTCCGTTCAGTCTTACAGCCATTGCCCAGAACCGCGAATCGCGGTCTCTGTAA
- a CDS encoding ornithine carbamoyltransferase: MARHILTIKNLGEKASWLLVQQAMGMPDAKTRTNFMNERVAMLMFADYSLPERLCVSAAVRQMGGAVVYEGNRSVWRRELAAFREQLMPIFSYYVDCLYTYGLSVGSWDPDRLALRFPIINAGSPDAHPAHALADIACMLRNSKDLRNVTCAWIGCLNGTLHSLVTATEWFRFNLRIALPPHVNGTSLKEEAARLGSKIEFVDTPEDAVQGADYISVGSRGGLTAEEYDDWSVSDDLLAKAKPHARVMLGAAPADAIMVSSNIMRNGKTSMLAQQSEYRLRMHKRMLHWAFLDNDDDA; this comes from the coding sequence ATGGCACGACATATTTTAACTATCAAGAATCTGGGCGAAAAGGCATCCTGGCTCCTTGTGCAACAGGCCATGGGCATGCCGGACGCCAAAACCCGTACCAATTTTATGAATGAACGTGTGGCGATGCTCATGTTTGCCGACTATTCCCTGCCGGAACGGCTCTGCGTTTCGGCGGCGGTGCGGCAAATGGGCGGAGCTGTGGTGTATGAAGGCAACCGTAGTGTCTGGCGAAGAGAGCTGGCTGCCTTTCGTGAACAGCTTATGCCTATCTTCAGCTATTATGTGGATTGCCTTTATACGTACGGCTTGTCGGTGGGTTCCTGGGATCCTGATCGGCTTGCCTTGCGCTTTCCCATCATCAACGCGGGCAGCCCCGACGCCCACCCCGCGCACGCCCTGGCTGATATTGCCTGCATGCTCCGCAATTCCAAGGACCTTCGCAATGTGACCTGCGCCTGGATCGGCTGCCTCAATGGCACCCTGCATTCACTGGTGACGGCCACGGAGTGGTTCCGCTTCAACCTGCGTATTGCCCTGCCGCCACATGTAAACGGAACTTCCCTCAAGGAAGAAGCGGCGCGGCTTGGAAGCAAGATCGAATTTGTAGATACGCCTGAAGATGCCGTGCAAGGTGCTGATTACATCTCGGTCGGCAGCCGGGGCGGTCTTACCGCTGAAGAATATGATGACTGGAGCGTGAGCGACGATCTGTTGGCCAAGGCAAAGCCGCACGCCAGGGTCATGCTTGGCGCGGCGCCGGCCGATGCCATCATGGTGAGCAGCAACATCATGCGGAACGGCAAAACGTCCATGCTGGCGCAACAGTCCGAATACCGGCTGCGCATGCACAAGCGCATGCTGCACTGGGCGTTCCTGGATAATGACGACGATGCGTAA
- the nifS gene encoding cysteine desulfurase NifS, translating into MRTIYLDNNATTAVAPEVRDAMLPYLTDLYGNPSSMHTFGGQVADAVDAARESLAGLLGASADEILFTSCGSESDNSAIWSAIQTQPEKRHLITTRVEHPAVLNVMQHWERHGYHVTYLAVDHKGRLDMDEYAQALSEDTALVSIMFANNEVGNIYPIQRMAEMAREKGVLFHTDAVQAVGKTPIDLSHLPADMLSLSGHKLHAPKGIGALYIRKGVRFRPFLRGGHQERGRRAGTENVPYIVGMGVAAQLALDHMQEERVQVAMLRDKLEAGLLERISDCMVNGDVENRLPNTSNISFKNVEGEAILLMLDRLGICASSGSACTSGSLEPSHVLRAMGVPFNYAHGSIRLSLSRYTTEDDVNFVIEHFPQVIETLRAISPFKN; encoded by the coding sequence ATGAGAACCATATATCTGGACAACAATGCCACTACGGCGGTGGCGCCCGAAGTTCGGGACGCCATGCTGCCCTACCTCACTGACCTCTATGGCAACCCCTCCAGCATGCACACCTTCGGCGGGCAGGTGGCCGATGCCGTGGACGCCGCCAGAGAGAGCCTGGCCGGACTTCTGGGTGCCAGCGCGGACGAAATCCTGTTCACGTCCTGCGGCTCTGAAAGCGACAACTCCGCCATCTGGTCGGCCATTCAGACGCAGCCGGAAAAACGCCACCTCATCACCACCCGCGTGGAACACCCTGCCGTGCTCAACGTCATGCAGCACTGGGAGCGTCACGGCTATCACGTCACCTATCTTGCCGTTGACCACAAGGGCAGGCTTGATATGGACGAGTATGCGCAGGCCCTGTCTGAAGACACGGCGCTGGTCTCCATCATGTTTGCCAACAATGAAGTGGGCAATATCTATCCCATCCAGCGCATGGCCGAGATGGCACGCGAAAAAGGCGTGCTTTTCCATACCGACGCAGTGCAGGCAGTGGGCAAGACCCCCATTGACCTCAGCCATCTGCCCGCAGACATGCTGTCGCTTTCCGGGCACAAGCTGCACGCGCCCAAGGGCATAGGCGCCCTGTACATCCGCAAGGGCGTGCGCTTTCGTCCCTTCCTGCGCGGCGGTCATCAGGAACGGGGACGCCGGGCCGGTACGGAAAACGTGCCCTACATTGTAGGCATGGGCGTTGCCGCGCAACTGGCGCTGGATCATATGCAGGAAGAACGCGTACAGGTGGCCATGCTGCGCGACAAGCTGGAAGCAGGCCTGCTTGAGCGCATCTCCGACTGTATGGTCAATGGCGATGTGGAAAACCGCCTGCCCAACACTTCCAACATTTCCTTCAAGAATGTGGAGGGCGAGGCCATCCTGCTCATGCTGGACAGGCTGGGCATTTGTGCCAGTTCCGGATCGGCCTGCACGTCGGGCAGCCTGGAACCCTCACATGTGCTGCGCGCCATGGGCGTTCCCTTCAACTATGCGCACGGCTCAATCCGCCTCTCTCTGTCACGCTACACCACCGAAGACGATGTGAATTTTGTGATTGAGCATTTTCCGCAGGTCATTGAAACGCTCAGAGCCATTTCACCCTTCAAGAATTAG